A genomic stretch from Telmatocola sphagniphila includes:
- a CDS encoding outer membrane protein assembly factor BamB family protein, translated as MAHAAARKDYGAFKNNHGVGSSPTQTNNAAVILIDDLGPSYLVALDKITDKNLWKADRKSRPSWTSPVVTKIDGKSAVLVSSSGSLDVYDAATGKEDATLDGFVGNNISSPAVAGDLVVIGAGESRMKSDLAASVKSNCCVRLTVKGDRISLEPVWDGKKAIYQHASPLVYKGHAYFDTKSGLVHCVDLQTGEEL; from the coding sequence GTGGCGCACGCCGCTGCCCGGAAGGACTACGGTGCGTTCAAGAACAACCACGGGGTAGGCAGTTCGCCCACACAAACGAACAATGCAGCCGTGATCCTGATCGACGACCTCGGGCCATCGTATCTCGTCGCGCTGGACAAGATAACTGACAAGAACTTGTGGAAAGCCGACCGAAAGAGTCGCCCTTCGTGGACTTCGCCGGTCGTCACTAAGATCGACGGCAAGTCCGCGGTCCTCGTCAGCAGCAGCGGTTCCCTCGACGTTTATGACGCGGCGACTGGGAAGGAAGATGCCACCCTCGACGGCTTCGTAGGGAATAACATCTCGTCCCCGGCGGTGGCCGGCGACCTCGTTGTGATCGGGGCTGGTGAGAGCCGGATGAAGTCAGACCTCGCCGCGTCCGTCAAGTCGAACTGCTGCGTTCGCCTCACGGTCAAGGGCGATAGGATTTCGCTCGAGCCGGTGTGGGACGGGAAGAAGGCTATCTATCAGCACGCCAGCCCGCTCGTTTACAAGGGCCACGCCTACTTCGACACCAAGTCCGGTCTCGTGCATTGCGTCGATCTGCAGACTGGCGAAGAGCTATAA
- a CDS encoding PAS domain-containing protein, giving the protein MAVLTREAPADGHVFEDIADAMPHMVWLADPDGGTTYHNRRILEYTGLPAGVTLGAGWEQVVHPDDVLASRVSWRHAVSTGEPFETPTTL; this is encoded by the coding sequence ATGGCAGTATTGACGCGCGAAGCGCCAGCGGACGGCCACGTTTTTGAGGACATCGCCGACGCCATGCCCCACATGGTTTGGCTCGCTGATCCTGACGGTGGAACCACTTACCACAATCGCCGAATCCTTGAGTATACCGGGCTTCCTGCGGGCGTCACCCTCGGAGCCGGATGGGAACAGGTGGTCCACCCGGACGACGTGTTAGCAAGTCGGGTTTCCTGGCGGCACGCCGTCTCCACCGGGGAGCCGTTTGAGACCCCCACAACCCTGTAG
- a CDS encoding fasciclin domain-containing protein, translating to MKMRLNFLTFCFGLATAVFGSTSRAEDAKAEANIVDTAIAHKNLSTLVTALKAAGLDDLLREKGPYTVFAPSNAAFEKIGQVKLDALLADKEKLKKVLLAHVVVGKKVMAADVMEMGGKEVNTFPIKVEGKSVMLGDAKVTKTDLVATNGVIHVIDTVLMPKD from the coding sequence ATGAAAATGCGACTCAATTTTTTGACTTTCTGTTTTGGATTAGCCACTGCCGTTTTCGGCTCCACGAGTCGTGCGGAAGATGCTAAGGCCGAAGCGAATATTGTCGATACCGCGATTGCTCACAAGAATCTGAGCACACTCGTGACTGCTCTCAAGGCCGCAGGTTTGGACGATCTTCTGCGCGAAAAAGGCCCTTATACGGTATTTGCTCCCTCAAACGCGGCCTTCGAAAAGATCGGTCAAGTGAAGTTGGACGCACTACTGGCGGACAAGGAAAAGTTGAAAAAGGTTTTGCTTGCTCACGTTGTTGTCGGAAAGAAAGTCATGGCTGCCGATGTTATGGAAATGGGCGGCAAAGAAGTCAATACTTTCCCAATTAAAGTCGAAGGCAAATCGGTGATGCTCGGTGATGCCAAAGTCACAAAGACCGACCTCGTGGCCACTAATGGCGTGATCCATGTAATCGACACGGTTTTGATGCCCAAAGATTAA
- a CDS encoding ATPase domain-containing protein: MNADDKVIIRKIPTGVPGLDEILGGGLPEYSFNIIAGAPGCGKTTLAHQVIFANATPERPALYFTVLGEPAIKMLRYQQQFNFFDPAKLNSAVRFINLSHVVLEKDLNAVLQEIVKEVEAASPGLVVVDSFRTVIRRAQGGTAELELQGFIQRLALHLTSWQATTFLIGEYTDGEIRDNPVFTVADGLYWLFQQVERNSIVRKLQVMKLRGQTSVPGLHTFRITNDGLQAFPRTFGLTGRAVKARNRRRLPCGIAQLDALLQGGIPEGDSLLIAGPSGSGKSVLATQFIAEGLRRGEPGIVAIFEERPEEYAGRAANLGMDFDKFQQEGKLNIIYLRPLDLSVDETMREILDAVEKTGAKRVVIDSLAGFEMALAPAFRTDFRESLYRMIGALTRVGVTIVSTVEVAETFTELALSPYSISFLSDDIIRLRYVEINGQLRKVLMVVKMRAGDHSKDICEYEITSQGFRIGERLMGYHGLITGIPEPIKPGIQGLHEIPDEPDQNE, translated from the coding sequence ATGAACGCCGACGATAAAGTAATCATCCGAAAAATTCCTACCGGTGTTCCGGGTCTGGATGAAATTCTCGGTGGGGGATTGCCCGAGTATTCGTTCAACATCATTGCTGGCGCGCCCGGCTGCGGTAAGACCACTCTCGCGCACCAGGTCATATTCGCGAACGCGACTCCGGAGCGCCCGGCTCTCTACTTCACGGTACTGGGCGAACCGGCCATCAAGATGCTGCGATACCAGCAGCAGTTCAACTTTTTCGACCCCGCTAAACTCAACTCGGCCGTACGGTTCATCAATCTGAGCCATGTCGTTCTGGAAAAAGATCTTAATGCGGTATTGCAGGAAATCGTCAAGGAAGTCGAGGCAGCCAGCCCCGGCCTGGTGGTAGTGGATTCCTTCCGAACCGTAATCCGAAGAGCTCAAGGAGGCACGGCGGAATTGGAACTTCAAGGGTTCATACAGCGGCTTGCACTGCACCTCACCAGCTGGCAGGCAACGACTTTTCTCATCGGCGAGTACACCGATGGGGAAATTCGGGATAACCCCGTGTTCACCGTGGCCGATGGTCTGTACTGGCTGTTCCAGCAGGTCGAACGAAACTCCATCGTCCGGAAACTTCAAGTTATGAAACTGCGTGGTCAGACCTCGGTCCCCGGCCTTCATACTTTCCGTATCACTAACGATGGTTTGCAAGCTTTTCCTCGCACTTTCGGTCTGACCGGTCGAGCCGTCAAAGCCCGCAATCGCAGGCGGCTTCCTTGCGGAATTGCCCAGTTGGATGCCTTGCTTCAAGGCGGAATTCCCGAAGGGGACAGTCTGCTAATCGCGGGGCCATCGGGATCGGGAAAGTCTGTATTGGCCACCCAGTTCATTGCGGAAGGACTCCGCCGGGGGGAGCCGGGAATCGTCGCAATCTTCGAGGAACGTCCAGAGGAATATGCGGGGCGAGCCGCTAATCTCGGCATGGATTTCGATAAGTTTCAGCAGGAGGGCAAGCTGAACATCATTTACCTGCGACCGCTCGATTTATCGGTTGACGAGACGATGCGAGAGATTCTCGACGCGGTGGAAAAGACGGGTGCAAAAAGAGTAGTCATCGATTCTCTCGCGGGCTTCGAGATGGCGCTCGCTCCCGCGTTTCGAACCGATTTTCGGGAGTCGCTTTATCGGATGATCGGCGCATTGACTCGGGTCGGGGTCACGATTGTGAGTACTGTTGAAGTAGCTGAAACTTTCACCGAGCTGGCACTCAGCCCTTATTCGATTTCTTTTCTGAGCGACGACATCATTCGATTACGCTATGTCGAGATTAATGGACAGCTTCGCAAAGTTTTAATGGTGGTGAAAATGCGGGCGGGAGACCACAGTAAAGATATTTGCGAGTACGAGATTACTTCCCAGGGCTTTAGGATCGGCGAACGCCTGATGGGCTATCACGGCCTTATCACCGGCATCCCGGAACCAATCAAACCTGGCATTCAGGGCCTTCACGAAATCCCAGACGAGCCCGATCAAAACGAATAG